Sequence from the Dysgonomonadaceae bacterium zrk40 genome:
CCCCGAGCAGCCGGTCCCGCTCGCGACCATAGCTTTCCAGCCGTAGTACGACGCTTGGGTCCAGCGGCAGCAACCGTTCCTTGCCAAGCTTGCCTTGCCGGATGCGAAGCACGCCGGATTCTACATCAAGGTCGGCAGGGTCAAGAGCAAGAGCTTCGCTGATCCTAAGCCCGGTCACGGCGATCAGGCCGAACAGCGTCGAGCAGGTCAGCCCGCGAAGGCCGTAGACCGAAGGCAGCATTCGCGCATGCTCGATGATCGCAACGATTTCGGCATCGCTGTAGATATAGGGGTGAGAACGCTGAACGCGGCCTGGCACCAATCCCCGTGGTGGAGTTTCGTGCCTTGGGTCAATGCCGTGCAACCATTCGGCAAACTGGCGGGCGACCCTGAAGCGTGTCGCCCTTGTTCCGGCGCTGGCGGAAGGCAGGCTTTCGAGCCAGCGCATGACGAGGCTTGTGCTGACGTGTTGCGCCCCATCACGGTCGGCAAACGTGACGAAGCGGCGCAATATCCGTTCATCGGTGCTGAGATCGGCGCCGAGCTGCCGTCTGATGGTGAGGTATCGGTCCATTTCGGTGAGGAAGCTCATCGTGCCGCCTCCG
This genomic interval carries:
- a CDS encoding tyrosine-type recombinase/integrase, producing the protein MSFLTEMDRYLTIRRQLGADLSTDERILRRFVTFADRDGAQHVSTSLVMRWLESLPSASAGTRATRFRVARQFAEWLHGIDPRHETPPRGLVPGRVQRSHPYIYSDAEIVAIIEHARMLPSVYGLRGLTCSTLFGLIAVTGLRISEALALDPADLDVESGVLRIRQGKLGKERLLPLDPSVVLRLESYGRERDRLLGGRPEAFFVNCEGRRFGDCSARYNFAHVCQQIGLRESQLYLRHGRRPRIHDLRHTFAVRTMLSWYRSGKDVGREMIKLTTWLGHANPAHTYWYLEAVPELLELASARITGAVAEEETR